One uncultured Gellertiella sp. genomic window carries:
- a CDS encoding diguanylate cyclase, translated as MLWRRPDRGTSRTRNWMVWAIYTACSVLFLLFVASIILVLNFSVWQANVIGVAGERKLVQREFQREIDEMVRYQSDVSFWDATVAQVRARAFNQFFVKRHLEEGLWSDYGFSWIVFTTLNHQTKLVVKEGVQQDNTTSADSLLFWVDDLIEQANKAYDKVLVPTENGYRIYMPPSDRDLLIAPVPDIHAADMRMVDGKMSIVVVQAVVPRSLFVAERYREPTFMVSVKPVSRHMLAQMDERLAISGLHVVKGEGSDLKLDSFSPVGNGFTDGPFVVAWNANAPGPLILSATLPRIIILTLFAALSMSFIGYRFAALVRALQRSESANRFLAKHDGLTGLANRIGLDEYLRQLMQRPPSEPFAVLALDLDKFKAVNDRHGHAAGDAVLMAIAERFRDRIADQGVVARLGGDEFLVLVYDARFTTDVTLLANGLVLDAQQPIEFDGMPLAVGCSAGIAIFPDHGENARGILQAADIALYAAKNGGRNRAVLSGSGVLQEAAFG; from the coding sequence ATGCTGTGGAGACGCCCGGACAGGGGAACCAGCCGCACACGGAACTGGATGGTTTGGGCCATCTATACCGCCTGTTCCGTGTTGTTCCTGCTGTTTGTCGCCAGCATCATCCTCGTGCTGAATTTTTCCGTCTGGCAGGCAAATGTCATCGGCGTTGCCGGCGAGCGCAAGCTGGTGCAACGGGAATTCCAGCGCGAAATAGATGAAATGGTGCGCTATCAGTCGGATGTTTCCTTCTGGGATGCGACGGTGGCCCAGGTCCGCGCCCGGGCTTTCAACCAGTTCTTCGTGAAGCGGCATCTGGAGGAGGGGCTGTGGAGCGACTACGGCTTTTCCTGGATCGTGTTCACGACGCTCAACCACCAGACCAAGCTGGTGGTAAAGGAGGGTGTGCAGCAGGATAACACCACTTCGGCGGATTCTCTGCTGTTCTGGGTCGATGACCTGATCGAGCAGGCCAACAAGGCCTATGACAAGGTGCTGGTGCCGACGGAGAACGGCTATCGCATCTACATGCCGCCGAGTGACCGGGATCTGCTGATCGCTCCCGTGCCGGACATTCATGCCGCAGACATGCGGATGGTGGATGGCAAGATGAGTATCGTCGTGGTGCAGGCCGTCGTGCCCCGGTCGCTGTTCGTGGCGGAACGCTACCGCGAGCCGACCTTCATGGTCTCGGTCAAGCCGGTCTCCCGGCATATGCTTGCCCAGATGGACGAGCGGCTGGCAATCTCCGGCCTGCATGTGGTGAAGGGCGAGGGCAGCGACCTGAAGCTCGATTCCTTCTCGCCCGTCGGCAACGGCTTTACCGATGGTCCCTTCGTGGTGGCCTGGAATGCCAATGCACCGGGCCCGCTGATCCTGAGTGCGACCCTGCCGCGCATCATCATTCTGACATTGTTTGCCGCGCTGTCGATGTCCTTCATCGGCTACCGGTTCGCGGCCCTGGTGCGCGCCCTGCAGCGCAGTGAAAGCGCCAACCGGTTCCTCGCCAAGCATGACGGATTGACGGGGCTCGCCAACCGGATCGGGCTTGACGAATACCTGCGCCAGCTGATGCAGCGTCCGCCGAGCGAACCTTTCGCGGTGCTGGCGCTCGATCTTGACAAGTTCAAGGCGGTCAATGACCGGCATGGCCATGCCGCCGGGGATGCGGTGCTGATGGCAATTGCCGAACGCTTCCGCGACAGGATTGCCGATCAGGGCGTGGTGGCGCGGCTGGGGGGCGACGAATTTCTGGTCCTCGTCTATGATGCGCGCTTCACCACGGATGTGACGCTGCTGGCAAATGGCCTGGTTCTGGATGCCCAGCAGCCCATCGAATTCGACGGGATGCCGCTCGCCGTCGGTTGCAGCGCGGGCATTGCGATCTTCCCGGATCACGGGGAAAATGCCCGCGGCATTTTGCAGGCCGCCGATATCGCCCTTTATGCCGCCAAGAACGGCGGGCGCAACCGGGCGGTTCTGTCCGGCAGCGGCGTGCTGCAGGAAGCAGCCTTTGGCTGA